The following is a genomic window from Plasmodium berghei ANKA genome assembly, chromosome: 9.
aataataaaattggaaatgaaaattatcaATGCATTTATTCTAAAGATTTAAAATGGTGCCCATTAAATgaagaacaaaaaattaaatttgaaaGTAATCCACCAAAAGTAGttgatgataatattttaataacaaaattagGAAATGGACAAGAAATAGAacttatttgttttttagaAAAGGGAATTGGAAAAACACATGCAAAATGGTCGCCTGTATGTACTGctgtatataaaatgtttcCCACTTTTGATTTTGATGTACATGAAAAATTTActaattatgaaaaaaaagatatacTTAGTATTTGTccaaaaaatgtttttgaTATAGAAGAAAGTGGAAATTTAGTTGCAAAAAACCCTCTTGATTGTTCTTCATGTAGAGCATGTATTGAAAAATATccacaaaaaatatcatttcaaaaaaaaaaaaaccattttatttttactgtTGAATCAACGGGTTGTTTTTCTTCTGCAAATATTTTCAAGAAAgcattaaatattttgaaagaAAAGGTTATGAATGTTAAGGAAATGTTAGAAGAACAAACATAAactttataattttccctttttaaaaatatattcgtttcaatttttttatctttattgTAAAATCAAATTAACTTATATCAATTTTCCAATTTCGATTTGCGTATCCATATTTCAAAACCTTTCTATTtccacattttttaaattaatttttttttcataaaggaatatatttaattcattatttgtttaaatacctaaatttattccattttttcatGCCACTtcttataattaatttttcctaattttattcattgtttttaatacatacatatatattatatgcatacaaGTGTATATACCTTTAAtgtgtataaaaaatatacgcaaattaatataacaTTATCAGTGTTTATGTAAGTTCATAagcttattatttttttctacatTATGTCTGTACACTCAGCTTAGTGTGTCCATCATTTTTGTAttccatttatattttttccaagtttacaatatttatcatttataaatatattttaaattgtaGCATATAATTAGTTCATTCCATGCCTTTTCAAAAAGgaataaaatgaaagacacaataaaattacaaaaaaaatgaaataaataaaaaattaaaaattgcATAAACTTAGTGAATAATTGTAACATTACTCGTAATGCTTTCTACAAATATgtgaaaacaaaaatgataaattttgaaaaaaaaaaaaattataaaagcTAGTtaagtatattttattatttacttGACTCGTTCAGGTAAAACAAAGTTATTAATAATTGCATATAAAAAGATGGAAAAAGAAATGAGCTAATAATGTAAacatacaatatatatcattctCGCTTTAATAtcgaaatatttaattaatcaTTATAGTTAAAACTAAATccttttttcttcattcttttttcttttttatattttgcacttgatattttttctagTCTTTCTTTTTCTCTAATTTCAGAAAGAAAttcttgttttttttccttaatCCATAactctttttttaataacatttttttgctATCATCATCAAGGGCATTCCATTTATCCAATGGCATATTTAGACATCTTCttgttatataaattttgtcCGATTCATCATATTCactatttaatatataatatttaactATCCATTTAACAATCcatattataaaacatataatttgtttaataataataataattttaaacaaactataaatattaagTTTTCCTTGATTTGggttattatatttatttttattatgttgattatataattcttGTGCTATTTCAATTTCTATActtttttcgattttttgtttttctttattttcatatgttttatattgtggatattttaacattattttttcgtgGACTTTTTTTCGAAAGTCTTTGTGTTTGGAAAATTTATGaagcatatttttttcttcatatttattatttatatattgaatTAAAATTCCAAATAAAgccattattattattgataatattactttaaatagtttaaataaaaaaagtaaatttAAGTtaactatatttattatactaTCAGGattctttaaataatagtcataatattttctgcttcttttatttattaaaacattATATGCTTGCactatcttttttttcttttttatatcatagctttcttttaaattttttaactgTCGAAAATAGGACGACCGTATATCTTCGATCGAAGCCTTTTCGCTTATACCTGACACGAGATtgaaggaaaaaaaaaaaatataaaatataaccTTTCCCCcccccaaaaaaaaacacacacatactttgaaaatatgtaattatTTCAATAATTCAATATTGTGATttaatcattttttctgtttttttaatatatttttttatacctAATATGGAGTAACAATTGTCTTCGCTGCAATAAAAGCGGCTTACAACGTTTTTAAATAAGCAATTTACATTGCTTgtcaaaatgaaaaaaagcaaaaatatcagcggaaaatatattttcattttaatgataaaagaatatgtaataataaaataaagatatgaaataataaattaaattcaATTAAAAGGATGATTTAATTTCAATATCAATGCTACGTGTTACTTCTActtttgtgtttttttaaatatgattCACATTCTTTATATACAAGGTAgcttatatatgcattccATTTTGTGCTTGTTTCCACTCTAAGAATTTCAATATTTAGAATCTTAGATATCAACAATTTGACAAATATTCTTTCTAATCAGCAAAATGCATCAAATGCAAATATGAGGGAAGGAAAATAAGCCTAAGTAAGCTtgaaatggaaaaataacaaagtaacaaaataaaaaaaatataataatatattttccgtaaatatttttatacaattatttaataaaaattacaagaataaaatatataaatattatagtaTTAATCCCATTTAAACTGGTTATgcacatattttattaaaatattatatttatttttcaaaatgttcaaaaaaatatattatttatatatgtataaataatataatatggatgaaaaaatatatactatcATATCTTCACATTATATAtcttattttaaaaaatattatttattaaatatcaTAAGATCTAGAATAAAGAAAAGGTAAACCGTTTTTAAATAaccttatatatatacccTCATTGAAGTTTCAAACCAAATTAAATAACTTTAAGAAAGTTGTCATAATTATGCATACatgttgtatatatatattattttttatagcgAAAAAAgtcttatatttttgaatagTTATAGTTAATTTGGGAAAACTGTTTTTACTcctttattaattttttttttttgtacctttattattttttttattaaaataaaatttcacATTATAGTAAAAAGAAAGTTAATTACTATTTCGCCCTTTCACATATCTATCATTACATTTGGTTACTATTTTCAGTCGCCATTTTGTTAAATGATTTGACCGCTATGTTATAttctaaatttatttttgtttttaaaaatatttcatgcACACACGCATTTCccataaatttaaaaagcAAACTAGTGATGAAAACATAATAGCAAGGCATAAGTGCATACAAcgacaaatataaattcataacaattataaagaatatataattagataaaaaaaattatataggaatatattattcttaATAAGACTATTCCAAATATACCTTAGGTGtttacaatattatatatataatttctatttgttattttttccaactgttaatatttatatattataaactTATCGTTTGAGGTTcacattaaaaaatcaaagTCATTCACACACATATGTACATGTACACACATAATTgaattatcttttttttctattaaatGTTCATGAAAAAAAGGGAGGGGGGATagtaaattttatgaacaaGTCAGAACAAAATtgatgttttatatttgaaaagCATCATGtataaaatagtaaaataaaataaaacaaaataaaaattgagAAAACCATAACATAATAATGACGTAATCATAATTCAAATTTAATTCGTACAAATATAAGTAGAATGTACATGTACGTTGCCCAAATTACCTTTTAAGTTATTCTTTTACATTATATACAAACTTAGTTCATATTTGTCAACCATTTCTTAATACCAGAGTTATAATACTTGAGTAATATTAAAGcccaaaaaattatataccatatgaaaaaataaaatacttaAATTTTCCAGAGATAAATTAATtgattaatttatatacgAACacacaattttatttggatatataaatttgtatttattttttaacatttaaattataattttgttaataaacaaatacgAAGGTAATTTGTTTGTTAAACACGTTTACACCCATTTTAATTTACAcaaagtttttttttaaattgaaGCAACTGTTCTTTGAATTTATCtagaatatattaatataaaaaaatgaaagcaGGATTAATTTGatgtaattataaaatttattacaattatatatttataattatttgtgTATATTTAGGCCAATcgttaatttattttactcAATTTATCACCAGTTACAtctataaatttatttcgCCTATAACCTCATGTAACAAAttgatttaaatataagaaaaaaaattgtcctgtgaaatttaaatataattatgttaaagtacaaatatatattttttttctttcatttaTTCGCATCTACACAATTTtgtgcatataaatatttatattattgacACAAACAAATACGCATATACAAATAggagtatatatatgagtCTATATACAACATATCGAAGGGTATATATGTAGGGGTACAAacttcaattttttttattttttccccATGTTTCtttacaataatatatgcatgtttataaaaatttaattgaaatttatttataaatttttaatatacttttttgtACCCAATATATGCTGCacattttttcctttttcgattttttcaTGTTAACATGTGAAATCAAATTCAAATAGAACGATTAACaagaaaaaaacgaaaaaaagaaaaaaaaagtccAAGATTGTtactttatatattttgtaactTCATGGTACTTATTTACtgtaattaatttttttttttatttttttttctcatcTTTTTTGGcgttttaaatattctctatttttaaaattaaaattaatcgAAAACATTCGAAATTATAGAAcagatttttatttaaaaaaaatataaaataaatgaaaatagtaTTGTTctgagaaaaaataaaatattgtagTTTGTTTTTTGTGTATGTTTTCTTATGTGTGTgtacacacatatatatatccctatatatatatatatatatatatatttcgatatttatttgtgtatataagttcattatatgcataatttattaatctCATTAATTTTACTGTTTAAACCATAATTTAtagaattattttgtttatttaattatatatctatatactataatctttattttaaatatagacaaataaatatgtgcatatatcaaataattattgcatgttcatataatattaactACCAGAGAgtattatgtattttttcatgttattttatttaaattagctagaattaaaaatacatttttttaataaaaaaataataattgaatgaaaagaaattaaatataaaaaatatatatatgcattaaaaaaatatatttgcaCATATAGGAATATATAAGTTCTTATACACAtttaaatgcatatataaatatgtatactAACATATatgttgtatatatttttattttttttgtaaatctTTTAtgtgtttatatttaaaacaacatatatatacctacctatacatatattgtAGTTAATAGCCAATTACATTTGTCTATGCTCTATACATTTAAATTGTATTTTAATTAAGATCaataaaatagtaatgtaaaaacattattataaatagtttaaatatatattgaaattaaaaaaacaaaaaacaaaaaacaaaaaaggaactaaaaaatgttatattttaatttcaatttattaattacacatatatattatgtatatatttgtgtgtagttttttgttttatattattatttttttatatttttataactatTTATATGTCTATGACAACAAAAACCCCTTCCATAAGTGGATATAAAAGTACACACATACATCAATttaatcatttatattgtcATTCATACTTATGTTTATACATGTACAAATGTTACCAATGTTTCATTTACTAGATTCATTctaaacataaatatgcCCACAACTACAACACATAATggttataaatatttatttttttattgtgtaaattaattttttttttgctctTTATACAGTTCCCataattcatttaataatatttttgaaaagtaaaaatatttttaagcaaattaaaaaaaaacatatataaggGGGGGTGTTTGCAATTATAAGCTAAAGAAAAGaaatttacatatatggaaaataaTGAGCACCAAcaaacaataaataaaattcatttgCACATTTTGaaagtaaaaaaacaattgaATACTTCACACAATATGAATAGTAGTAATGTGAGTGATACAAACAGCGAAAAAGAacaagaagaaaatataaataaaaacagtTACGATATAAAAGAGAATTGTAAAATGGGAAACAACAACATGATTAACAATTCTAATTTCAAtcattcaaataatatgattTCAGATACAATTACCAATCCAAAAGTAACAGAATTTAAAAACGAACAAATTAACATTGGCAATTGTATAAGCCCTAATACTAATATAACCCTAAATaacgaaataaaaaatgaaatactTCTCGATAAAAAATCGTCAATTTTATCTGACCCAAATTCTTTTAATGTAAACGATGCAGAAGGAAATAAGGATTCTAAATTTTATGGTAAGATGCTTTAGAGATATTtcgaaaataatatatactttaaagatttccatttttataaaatttataaaatgtataCATGTCTATTTATTTCTACAGGGATTTCTGATGCTATAGTTTCCGAAACAAACCAATTGAGTGAGTCAAGTTCAAAGGAAAGTGatgaaaatagtaaaaaaaactataccccaaattttaatttacaaaaagAGGAAAACAATAATGTTATCTTCtttgataataatgatgataattatGTTTCTGCTGAATCATGTAATATATCCTTAGAAAAGACTGATGttaaaaatgcaaaatTGTCAAACTTgaatgaacaaaataatgtaaagAATGCCAATTTGAATATAGATGCCTCTTTTATCACGAATGGTGatcaaacaaatatatttaataaagatgataaaaaaaaagaacaaaattttaataataatattgttgaaaaatgtaataaaatatataatgataataaccAAATAGAAacagaaaataataaaaaaaacgagtctataaataattgtgattatatttttgatgaTAATTACAAagtacaaaataaaaatatttatgatgAAAACCTTAGTAGAATGCTTAGAAAGAGAGGTACTTCAGATATGCTCCTAAATTgtatggaaaaaaaacaaaaaatagatGTAAAAGTCCTAGAATTGAATAATCTCAAATTGGCTAGTCAATTGGGTACTGAAGTTGATAAATTAGACAATATtgaagatgaaaaaaaaaatgcacaAAAAacagaagaaaataaaataaaagaattcTACGATCATAAAGTAGGTATACAAAATGGGTACTCACTTCTGGAAAATAGTACAATAtgtgatgaaaaaaatagcttAGATACTGGAAATTTTCAAGAAAAAATCCccaaaaattatatattaaaaaatgaagaagaaaatgaagattcagcaaagaaagaaaaagatGAAACGAACATAATTGAAAACGATTTAAACACAATTGTTAACGAAAACgctaaaaattatataaataattataatcgTATTAATGAgatatgtaataatataaaagaatcAAATGCTGAAGATGCACAAAATAGTGCTATTGTGCAAAATTCGATAAATATAATCCAAAATGATAAatcttttttaaatataaagtcTAGTACTACATGTATTGCTAATACTATGCTGTCATTCTATGATTCTATTAATTGGGAAGCAGAACATAAAACAATAGACGTTGAAAATGATAACCATAAATATACCATAGATTCAGAGGATGATCCCAATTCTgtaaattttaatgaagTCGAAAATGCTTGGAACCTTAACACACAATCCAGTTTTCATACAAATAACATAAATACTAGTTTAAATAAAGATGTTATAGTTATATCGAATAgtgatgaagaaaataaaaagaaaataaaagaaataaataatgaaaaaaacgaaTTTGAGCAAATAACTCAAATatctaataatatagattttaacaatgataaaaaaataacttcATATTTCGAACAAtgtaacaataataaaactattgaaaattttgaaaataaaaatgttaatccccattttaataacattattaaattaaatgaaattagTCGTATGTCTAAAGATATAGATGCAAATGGTGAGCATATAATGACAAcgaataatttaataaacaatgataatattttggattatcacataaataatgaacatacatataatgctaataaaaaaacgatacaatcaaataataataaaatggtAGGTGATGCACCTATTGATGATAATATGAATGAAAATGTtattatgaacaaaataaataacgaTAATTCTACTGAAGTGTATAAACATAAGAATAATTCTTTAAAGgaaattgataaaaatataaacaattataACAATGAAATTACAATTAAAGAAATgtctaaaaataatataaacttTGATAATCAAATATCTATACAAAACTGGAATAAAGAtacaataaataacaaCAATGAACATAGTGAAAGTGATAAAACGGAATGTACATATGAAGTAGGTcaattacaaaatataattaataataatttaaatgtatGTAATAGTAATTGTAATAATGCCAACgctgataataatatgtttgCAAATAATTccaatttattaaattcgaatgaacataataatattataaatataaataaaatcgacaatcaaaaatatatagatataaatgatcaaaattttgataCTATAGAAGATGTTAcaaattttgataatattagtGAAAAAGAAGATATAGATGATGAAAGAAATAGTTTTATTACTATAGAtcatgaaaatgataaatatatgcaatgGTTCGATACAATATATACAGTTTGTGTAAAATTAGACGAACTTTGTTGTAAATTAAATAGCAGTTTTCCTCATTCTATGAATATTTGGAATCAAAGTGGAAAAGTGAATATGCACCATCTTAAATCtgtatttaatataaatgaaaattggattgatatatataatcaagattgtaaaaaaaacaaaaacgATTTATTGTTTGATGttaatattcaaaaaaattataataatccAACATGTAGagattataataaaaatggaatgtTAAATTCGAACCTTTCAAATGATATAAACAATAGTGAATTCCATTATAACATAAAGGATTCTACTATAATagacaataaaaataatttattatcaaatccgaataatattaacaattgtgtcaattattttccagaaaaaaataactattCTAAAGTTGGAATAAAtagttatataaatgaatacaGCACAGAAGTGtacaataataacaataataacaatttaGCGGGTTATGATAATGAATACACAAAAATTGATAAACAATCCAAAGATAACTTAGTACATCTAGATAATGGAttaatttgtaaaaatagaaataataaaaatgtaaatgaaaataataatgtcaATATGAATCCATCAAAAAATAGTGGGatcattaataataatgttaaaATGTCACAAATGTAtggaaatgaaaataatataaaaaatgctctttattatcaaaataaacaatatgGTATTGGATCAAATTTagagaataataaaattccAATTAACTCtaataatggaaatatGAATTCAATTTTGAATCTTCCATCTAACAATATATGTAACATTAATAATATGGGTTCTAATTTAGTAGACAATATGTGTTCTATATATGGAAATTTAACAAATTctatgaataataaaaataatataaatatgcacaGATATAACAATGAAATGGTCAATTATATGAATCTAAATAAtgtacataatatatataacaataataatgatggAGGTAATGTAAATCCCGAAATGTGTggcaaaaaaattaaaaatagtaaaaaaaattcgaacaatgtaataaataaaaatacagaaaaaaataataataaaaaaagaaattcaGTAAATAGAAGTAATAATAGAGTTATAAAAGATGAAAGTGaatttgaatatttattagaATTACCAGATAAAGATGGACCAAATTTAGAAAACCCCGAAGATTTAAGATGTGATATTGCTGGTGTATATTGGGATAAAAGAAGTTGGATTGCATCATGGTATGATAATGGTAAAAGATATTATAAATCATTTTCTGCTAAAACTCATGGATTTtataaatcaaaattttgGGCTATTAAGGTACGTTTATCAAAAGTTAAAGGACAAACTATATTTGGAAAACATAATAGAAAAcctaaaaataataacccGAATACTGATAATGTTAATTCTATTccatataatacaaatatgaTAGTAGAAAATGATTGTATCACTGTTGATAACATTTAATAATGAACCGTTTGTATTTATTCGAATAGtttctattattaaatttgtaaTACTTCAAAAATAGAAGTGTGAAGTAATGGTAAGTATGGAATGGGCCTGAGGCTTGCTCAAAAATTgccatattatttaaattaaattccGAATTGGAACCGAATTAAACGCATAATTAATAGTgcaaagaaaatattaaataatattttagcTGCACCAGCTTTTTTTTGCATGCAAGGGAGGCAGCTTTATTTCCTTGTTATagtgaataaataaataaataaatacacaATTATGCGTTACTTTAGTAACATATGTTCCTTtagtttatatttttatctaaattataattcacttttgttaaaattcaattaaaatattagcatattcatattttactGTCTAATCAATGCATTTAATTTGTTGTAGTTGTATATGCATGTATTGTATATGCCTTtcatgttttatttaaaatttggctctttttttatct
Proteins encoded in this region:
- a CDS encoding DNA-directed RNA polymerases I and III subunit RPAC1, putative — protein: MSNIKYKDQFVKMGQEGPRNVTTTNFYGSYFLTENENFFDIKKFEENLEMKIIKNEENLLILEIKNLNVSIANALRRIMISEVPTIAIEKVNIFQNTGVIADEILCHRLGLIPFKFDADLINFKDTHEKYNNLNCFCFKLHVKCNSINNNKIGNENYQCIYSKDLKWCPLNEEQKIKFESNPPKVVDDNILITKLGNGQEIELICFLEKGIGKTHAKWSPVCTAVYKMFPTFDFDVHEKFTNYEKKDILSICPKNVFDIEESGNLVAKNPLDCSSCRACIEKYPQKISFQKKKNHFIFTVESTGCFSSANIFKKALNILKEKVMNVKEMLEEQT
- a CDS encoding DnaJ protein, putative — protein: MKIYFPLIFLLFFILTSNVNCLFKNVVSRFYCSEDNCYSILGISEKASIEDIRSSYFRQLKNLKESYDIKKKKKIVQAYNVLINKRSRKYYDYYLKNPDSIINIVNLNLLFLFKLFKVILSIIIMALFGILIQYINNKYEEKNMLHKFSKHKDFRKKVHEKIMLKYPQYKTYENKEKQKIEKSIEIEIAQELYNQHNKNKYNNPNQGKLNIYSLFKIIIIIKQIICFIIWIVKWIVKYYILNSEYDESDKIYITRRCLNMPLDKWNALDDDSKKMLLKKELWIKEKKQEFLSEIREKERLEKISSAKYKKEKRMKKKGFSFNYND
- a CDS encoding AP2 domain transcription factor AP2-O, coding for MENNEHQQTINKIHLHILKVKKQLNTSHNMNSSNVSDTNSEKEQEENINKNSYDIKENCKMGNNNMINNSNFNHSNNMISDTITNPKVTEFKNEQINIGNCISPNTNITLNNEIKNEILLDKKSSILSDPNSFNVNDAEGNKDSKFYGISDAIVSETNQLSESSSKESDENSKKNYTPNFNLQKEENNNVIFFDNNDDNYVSAESCNISLEKTDVKNAKLSNLNEQNNVKNANLNIDASFITNGDQTNIFNKDDKKKEQNFNNNIVEKCNKIYNDNNQIETENNKKNESINNCDYIFDDNYKVQNKNIYDENLSRMLRKRGTSDMLLNCMEKKQKIDVKVLELNNLKLASQLGTEVDKLDNIEDEKKNAQKTEENKIKEFYDHKVGIQNGYSLLENSTICDEKNSLDTGNFQEKIPKNYILKNEEENEDSAKKEKDETNIIENDLNTIVNENAKNYINNYNRINEICNNIKESNAEDAQNSAIVQNSINIIQNDKSFLNIKSSTTCIANTMLSFYDSINWEAEHKTIDVENDNHKYTIDSEDDPNSVNFNEVENAWNLNTQSSFHTNNINTSLNKDVIVISNSDEENKKKIKEINNEKNEFEQITQISNNIDFNNDKKITSYFEQCNNNKTIENFENKNVNPHFNNIIKLNEISRMSKDIDANGEHIMTTNNLINNDNILDYHINNEHTYNANKKTIQSNNNKMVGDAPIDDNMNENVIMNKINNDNSTEVYKHKNNSLKEIDKNINNYNNEITIKEMSKNNINFDNQISIQNWNKDTINNNNEHSESDKTECTYEVGQLQNIINNNLNVCNSNCNNANADNNMFANNSNLLNSNEHNNIININKIDNQKYIDINDQNFDTIEDVTNFDNISEKEDIDDERNSFITIDHENDKYMQWFDTIYTVCVKLDELCCKLNSSFPHSMNIWNQSGKVNMHHLKSVFNINENWIDIYNQDCKKNKNDLLFDVNIQKNYNNPTCRDYNKNGMLNSNLSNDINNSEFHYNIKDSTIIDNKNNLLSNPNNINNCVNYFPEKNNYSKVGINSYINEYSTEVYNNNNNNNLAGYDNEYTKIDKQSKDNLVHLDNGLICKNRNNKNVNENNNVNMNPSKNSGIINNNVKMSQMYGNENNIKNALYYQNKQYGIGSNLENNKIPINSNNGNMNSILNLPSNNICNINNMGSNLVDNMCSIYGNLTNSMNNKNNINMHRYNNEMVNYMNLNNVHNIYNNNNDGGNVNPEMCGKKIKNSKKNSNNVINKNTEKNNNKKRNSVNRSNNRVIKDESEFEYLLELPDKDGPNLENPEDLRCDIAGVYWDKRSWIASWYDNGKRYYKSFSAKTHGFYKSKFWAIKVRLSKVKGQTIFGKHNRKPKNNNPNTDNVNSIPYNTNMIVENDCITVDNI